The Rhinopithecus roxellana isolate Shanxi Qingling chromosome 14, ASM756505v1, whole genome shotgun sequence genome includes a window with the following:
- the TSN gene encoding translin isoform X1, protein MSVSEIFVELQGFLAAEQDIREEIRKVVQSLEQTAREILTLLQGVHQGAGFQDIPKRCLKAREHFGTVKTHLTSLKTKFPAEQYYRFHEHWRFVLQRLVFLAAFVVYLETETLVTREAVTEILGIEPDREKGFHLDVEDYLSGVLILASELSRLSVNSVTAGDYSRPLHISTFINELDSGFRLLNLKNDSLRKRYDGLKYDVKKVEEVVYDLSIRGFNKETAAACVEK, encoded by the exons ATGTCTGTGAGCGAGATCTTCGTGGAGCTGCAGGGCTTTTTGGCTGCCGAGCAGGACATCCGAGAG GAAATCCGAAAAGTTGTACAGAGTTTAGAACAAACAGCTCGAGAGATTTTAACTCTACTGCAAGGGGTCCATCAGGGTGCTGGGTTTCAGGACA TTCCAAAGAGGTGTTTGAAAGCTCGAGAACATTTTGGTACAGTAAAAACACATCTAACATCTTTGAAGACCAAATTTCCTGCTGAACAGTATTACAG ATTTCATGAGCACTGGAGGTTTGTGTTGCAGCGCTTGGTCTTCTTGGCAGCATTTGTTGTGTATTTGGAAACAGAAACACTAGTGACTCGAGAAGCGGTTACAGAAATTCTTGGCA TTGAGCCAGATCGGGAGAAAGGTTTTCATCTGGATGTAGAAGATTACCTCTCAGGAGTTCTAATTCTTGCCAGTGAACTG TCAAGGCTGTCTGTCAACAGCGTGACTGCTGGAGACTACTCCCGACCCCTCCACATCTCCACCTTCATCAATGAGCTGGATTCCGGTTTCCGCCTTCTCAACCTGAAAAATGACTCCCTGAGGAAGCGCTACGACGGATTGAAATATGACGTGAAGAAAGTAGAGGAGGTGGTCTATGATCTCTCCATCCGGGGCTTCAATAAGGAGACGGCAGCAGCTTGTGTTGAAAAATAG
- the TSN gene encoding translin isoform X2 encodes MSVSEIFVELQGFLAAEQDIREEIRKVVQSLEQTAREILTLLQGVHQGAGFQDIPKRCLKAREHFGTVKTHLTSLKTKFPAEQYYRFHEHWRFVLQRLVFLAAFVVYLETETLVTREAVTEILGIKAVCQQRDCWRLLPTPPHLHLHQ; translated from the exons ATGTCTGTGAGCGAGATCTTCGTGGAGCTGCAGGGCTTTTTGGCTGCCGAGCAGGACATCCGAGAG GAAATCCGAAAAGTTGTACAGAGTTTAGAACAAACAGCTCGAGAGATTTTAACTCTACTGCAAGGGGTCCATCAGGGTGCTGGGTTTCAGGACA TTCCAAAGAGGTGTTTGAAAGCTCGAGAACATTTTGGTACAGTAAAAACACATCTAACATCTTTGAAGACCAAATTTCCTGCTGAACAGTATTACAG ATTTCATGAGCACTGGAGGTTTGTGTTGCAGCGCTTGGTCTTCTTGGCAGCATTTGTTGTGTATTTGGAAACAGAAACACTAGTGACTCGAGAAGCGGTTACAGAAATTCTTGGCA TCAAGGCTGTCTGTCAACAGCGTGACTGCTGGAGACTACTCCCGACCCCTCCACATCTCCACCTTCATCAATGA